A single region of the Nicotiana sylvestris chromosome 6, ASM39365v2, whole genome shotgun sequence genome encodes:
- the LOC104226791 gene encoding aquaporin NIP1-1-like isoform X2, translating into MQKFEVYLFVLGLAAHTPALQHPTLVLRLRKNIQNAISVHFVQKLIAELVGTYMLIFAGCAAIVLNINKDNVVTLPGIASVWGLVVMVLIHSVGHVSGAHFNPAVTIAFATCKRFPWNQVPAYILVQVIGSTLASGSLRLIFNGKEDQFVGTVPAGTNMQALVLEFIATFYLMFVISGVATDDRAMKHLSGVAIGATVSLDILFSGPLTGESMNPARSLGPAFVTGHYKGLWIYIIGPILGAIFGAWTYNLMKLTNNHEI; encoded by the exons ATGCAGAAGTTTGAAGTGTATTTATTTGTATTGGGCTTAGCAGCCCACACTCCGG CTTTACAGCATCCAACACTTGTACTACGACTCCGCAAAAACATTCAAAATGCGATAAGTGTGCATTTCGTGCAAAAG TTGATTGCAGAGCTTGTGGGAACGTACATGTTGATATTTGCTGGCTGTGCTGCTATAGTGTTGAATATAAACAAGGACAACGTTGTCACACTACCTGGAATTGCATCTGTTTGGGGACTTGTTGTTATGGTCTTGATTCACTCTGTTGGTCATGTCTCTGGTGCACATTTCAACCCTGCTGTAACCATTGCTTTCGCCACTTGCAAAAGGTTTCCATGGAATCAG GTACCGGCCTATATTTTGGTTCAAGTAATAGGATCCACTCTAGCTAGTGGAAGCCTTCGATTAATATTTAATGGCAAAGAAGACCAGTTTGTAGGGACAGTTCCAGCAGGAACAAATATGCAAGCTTTGGTACTAGAGTTCATAGCCACATTCTACCTCATGTTTGTCATCTCTGGTGTTGCTACTGATGATCGAGCT ATGAAACATTTATCTGGGGTTGCAATTGGAGCCACTGTTTCACTTGATATATTGTTCTCCGG GCCACTAACAGGGGAATCAATGAACCCTGCAAGGAGTTTGGGACCGGCATTTGTTACAGGTCATTACAAAGGATTATGGATTTACATTATAGGGCCAATTTTAGGGGCAATATTTGGTGCTTGGACTTACAATCTTATGAAACTCACAAATAATCATG agatttga
- the LOC138871353 gene encoding uncharacterized protein, whose translation MTNGSSSTTGDSEFTPRASSPLFLHSSYISRMSLVVVPFSGCGFGGWRRSIIVSLSARNKIAFIDGSFPKPAADSPESKQRDRCNNMVISWLTSSLTPEIAESFQYSDTVESIWKQLNNRYGTINGTKKFKIKKKLASTCQGPLDITSYFNKLKKLSDELGVMGSNHANTCTCTAKKCLLREDEENKKQYPHDEFTPLDNVYNILLQDEKQRQVTLNTHFTPDLASFNANATTPTRFLPHFQPQRQYTQKVNFDSHNQRLVSNQNKDLFCKYCKKSGHTIDKCYKLIGFPQGYKFTNGRKFGTAANVESSENFSSANEQYSQLLSLLQQSSLVDSSLQPNFEGSANFAGSNLSLPELNGVVAYSACMLTSVARSVWIVDSAATDHMTSAKELLFNITPLPVPYLVSLPNGYKDLSRKKLLVFGRLDQGLYKLHHLSSSSPSASVLNNVVQNVSSSSPSDSVLNNVVQNVTSSSLNTSVCSPNKSMVPSVSSVHSPFTCSICPLARQARLSFLDSTSNSTSLFQLIHIDTWGPYHTQTYSGAKYLLTIVDDFSRATWTHLMNSKSNAFTLLKTFIVMVKTQFNLFVQTIRSDNALELEMSSFMSLFFPLHLHYSSSPSPSSLFPPSFPSYLDESTSNFSSDPPSSPSSFFPLPSVTSSPTSNSPAPVSPTPVSPLPAVRKSTRSHHLPSHLQNYVVQLPPSISCSSTASTSVAQHAAVEPHSYAQAAANPAWQEAMRKEFEALEANGTWDIVELPKEVYMKLPPVLSVASDSPVNTLVCKLNKSLYGLRQASRQWYAKLSPALCSRGYSHSLNDYSLFMKKSPQSTVFLAVYVDDIILTGDDMLEIAALKNSVVCPLDLNDKLHSDVGDLLPRPGAYRSLIEKLNFLTHTRPNICFAGTSDVGLFLNDYVDCSLVGYCDSDWAACPDSRRSVSGFCVFLGGSLISWKSKKQHVVSLSSIEAEYRAMSKVVAELSWLVRLLSDLGLQVSTPLPVFCENQTAIHIAKNLVFHDWLTFLPNA comes from the exons ATGACTAACGGGTCTAGTAGTACTACTGGTGATTCTGAATTTACACCACGTGCTTCTAGTCCATTATTCCTTCATTCATCTTATATATCTCGGATGTCCTTAGTTGTTGTTCCTTTTTCTGGTTGTGGTTTTGGTGGGTGGAGAAGGAGCATTATTGTATCCTTGTCGGCTAGGAATAAAATTGCTTTCATTGATGGTAGTTTTCCCAAACCGGCTGCTGATTCCCCTGAGTCTAAACAGCGGGACAGATGTAACAACATGGTTATATCCTGGCTAACCAGCTCACTCACACCTGAGATTGCTGAGAGTTTCCAATATTCTGATACTGTTGAAAGCATCTGGAAACAGTTGAACAATAGGTATGGAACTATAAATGGAACaaagaaatttaaaattaaaaaaaaattggcttCTACATGTCAGGGACCTCTTGATATAACTTCTTATTTCAACAAGTTAAAGAAATTATCTGATGAATTGGGGGTTATGGGTTCAAATCATGCAAATACATGCACTTGTACTGCAAAGAAGTGTTTGTTGAGGGAAGATGAAGAAAATAAA AAGCAATATCCTCATGATGAATTCACTCCACTTGATAATGTGTATAACATTCTTCTACAAGATGAAAAGCAGAGACAAGTGACTCTCAATACTCATTTCACACCTGACCTGGCATCTTTCAATGCAAATGCAACTACACCTACTAGGTTTCTTCCTCATTTTCAGCCCCAAAGGCAGTACACTCAAAAGGTTAATTTTGACTCACATAATCAGAGGCTTGTTTCTAATCAGAACAAAGACTTATTCTGTAAGTATTGCAAAAAGAGTGGTCATACAATTGATAAGTGTTATAAATTGATTGGATTTCCACAAGGTTACAAGTTTACCAATGGCAGAAAGTTTGGCACTGCTGCAAATGTTGAGTCTTCTGAAAACTTTAGTTCTGCAAAT GAGCAGTATTCCCAACTCTTGAGTTTGCTGCAACAATCCAGTCTTGTTGATTCCAGTCTTCAACCCAACTTTGAGGGGTCTGCTAACTTTGCTGGTAGTAATCTTTCTTTGCCTGAGCTTAATGGTGTTGTTGCTTATTCTGCTTGCATGTTAACTAGTGTAGCTAGAAGTGTTTGGATAGTAGATTCTGCAGCAACTGATCACATGACCTCTGCTAAAGAACTTCTTTTTAACATTACTCCACTTCCTGTTCCCTACTTAGTCAGTCTACCTAATGGATACAAA GACCTTTCCAGGAAGAAGCTTCTGGTTTTTGGTAGACTGGACCAAGGGCTATACAAACTTCATCACCTTTCCAGTTCATCCCCTTCTGCTTCTGTTTTGAATAATGTTGTCCAGAATGTATCTAGTTCATCCCCTTCTGATTCTGTTTTGAATAATGTTGTGCAGAATGTAACTAGCTCATCTTTGAATACTTCTGTCTGTAGCCCAAATAAAAGTATGGTTCCCTCTGTTTCATCTGTTCATTCT CCTTTTACTTGTtctatctgtcctttggccagaCAAGCTAGATTATCTTTTCTCGATAGTACATCCAACTCTACTTCTCTGTTTCAACTCATTCATATTGATACATGGGGGCCTTATCATACCCAAACTTATTCTGGTGCTAAATATTTGTTGACAATTGTAGATGATTTTAGTAGGGCCACTTGGACACATTTAATGAATTCCAAGAGCAATGCTTTTACTTTACTTAAAACTTTTATTGTCATGGTCAAAACACAATTTAATCTTTTTGTTCAAACAATCAGAAGTGATAATGCCTTGGagcttg AGATGTCCTCTTTTATGAGTCTATTTTTTCCCCTCCATCTCCATTATTCTTCCTCTCCCTCTCCTTCCTCTCTTTTTCCTCCTAGTTTTCCTTCTTATCTTGATGAATCTACCTCTAATTTTTCCTCTGAtcctccttcttctccttcttctttctttcctCTTCCATCTGTCACTTCTTCTCCTACTTCCAATTCACCAGCTCCTGTTTCACCAACTCCTGTTTCACCTCTCCCTGCAGTTAGAAAGTCTACTAGAAGTCATCATCTCCCTTCTCATCTTCAAAACTATGTAGTTCAACTTCCCCCTTCTATTTCTTGCTCCTCTACTGCCTCCACTTCTGTTGCTCAACATGCAGCAGTTGAGCCTCACTCTTATGCTCAGGCTGCTGCCAATCCAGCTTGGCAAGAAGCTATGAGGAAAGAGTTTGAGGCATTAGAAGCTAATGGAACTTGGGATATTGTGGAACTACCCAAAG AGGTGTACATGAAACTCCCCCCAGTGCTGTCTGTTGCTTCTGACTCTCCTGTTAATACTTTGGTTTGTAAATTGAATAAATCTTTGTATGGTTTGCGTCAGGCTTCTCGCCAATGGTATGCTAAATTGTCCCCTGCCCTTTGTTCTAGAGGTTATAGTCATTCTTTAAATGATTACTCCTTGTTTATGAAGAAATCACCTCAGTCTACTGTGTTTCTCGctgtatatgtagatgatatcaTTCTAACAGGGGATGATATGCTTGAAATTGCTGCCTTGAAAA ATTCTGTTGTATGTCCATTGGATTTGAATGATAAGTTGCATTCTGATGTTGGTGACCTTCTGCCCAGACCTGGCGCATATCGCAGCCTCATAGAGAAACTTAATTTTCTTACCCATACTCGCCCTAACATTTGCTTCGCT GGGACTTCTGATGTTGGTCTATTTCTTAATGATTATGTTGATTGTTCTTTGGTTGGCTACTGTGATAGTGATTGGGCTGCTTGCCCTGATTCTCGCCGTTCTGTTAGTGGTTTTTGTGTGTTCTTGGGTGGTAGTCTTATTAGTTGGAAGTCCAAGAAACAACATGTGGTCTCTTTATCCTCCATTGAGGCTGAATATAGGGCCATGAGCAAAGTTGTTGCTGAGTTGTCTTGGCTGGTCCGTTTGTTGTCCGACTTGGGCTTACAAGTCTCCACTCCTCTCCCTGTTTTCTGTGAAAATCAAACTGCCATTCACATAGCCAAGAACCTTGTTTTCCACGA TTGGCTGACATTTTTACCAAATGCTTGA
- the LOC104226791 gene encoding aquaporin NIP1-1-like isoform X1, protein MQKFEVYLFVLGLAAHTPALQHPTLVLRLRKNIQNAISVHFVQKLIAELVGTYMLIFAGCAAIVLNINKDNVVTLPGIASVWGLVVMVLIHSVGHVSGAHFNPAVTIAFATCKRFPWNQVPAYILVQVIGSTLASGSLRLIFNGKEDQFVGTVPAGTNMQALVLEFIATFYLMFVISGVATDDRAMKHLSGVAIGATVSLDILFSGPLTGESMNPARSLGPAFVTGHYKGLWIYIIGPILGAIFGAWTYNLMKLTNNHAVKEI, encoded by the exons ATGCAGAAGTTTGAAGTGTATTTATTTGTATTGGGCTTAGCAGCCCACACTCCGG CTTTACAGCATCCAACACTTGTACTACGACTCCGCAAAAACATTCAAAATGCGATAAGTGTGCATTTCGTGCAAAAG TTGATTGCAGAGCTTGTGGGAACGTACATGTTGATATTTGCTGGCTGTGCTGCTATAGTGTTGAATATAAACAAGGACAACGTTGTCACACTACCTGGAATTGCATCTGTTTGGGGACTTGTTGTTATGGTCTTGATTCACTCTGTTGGTCATGTCTCTGGTGCACATTTCAACCCTGCTGTAACCATTGCTTTCGCCACTTGCAAAAGGTTTCCATGGAATCAG GTACCGGCCTATATTTTGGTTCAAGTAATAGGATCCACTCTAGCTAGTGGAAGCCTTCGATTAATATTTAATGGCAAAGAAGACCAGTTTGTAGGGACAGTTCCAGCAGGAACAAATATGCAAGCTTTGGTACTAGAGTTCATAGCCACATTCTACCTCATGTTTGTCATCTCTGGTGTTGCTACTGATGATCGAGCT ATGAAACATTTATCTGGGGTTGCAATTGGAGCCACTGTTTCACTTGATATATTGTTCTCCGG GCCACTAACAGGGGAATCAATGAACCCTGCAAGGAGTTTGGGACCGGCATTTGTTACAGGTCATTACAAAGGATTATGGATTTACATTATAGGGCCAATTTTAGGGGCAATATTTGGTGCTTGGACTTACAATCTTATGAAACTCACAAATAATCATG Ctgtaaaagagatttga